In Zhaonella formicivorans, one DNA window encodes the following:
- a CDS encoding DUF47 domain-containing protein — MFKLTPKEDKFFDLFISSAHTMYKAAQLLKELVEDLKNGESKFKEIKEMERKGDQQLHEIFKELNKSFITPIDREDIYGIGKQMDDIADFIESTASRFIMFKVTAATEEAKTMSNLILNCTKELIDLMEELKVMKKSKKLTEKIIEINRIEEEGDALFRQAVTGLFSGNTPVIDVIKWKEIYERLEQTLDACEDVANIVEGVVMKHA; from the coding sequence ATGTTTAAATTAACGCCCAAAGAAGACAAATTTTTTGATCTGTTTATCTCTTCCGCCCATACCATGTATAAAGCGGCCCAGCTTTTAAAAGAGTTAGTAGAAGATCTAAAAAACGGCGAATCTAAATTCAAAGAAATCAAAGAGATGGAGCGGAAGGGGGATCAGCAGCTTCATGAAATTTTTAAAGAGCTTAATAAATCATTTATTACTCCTATCGACCGGGAGGACATTTACGGCATAGGCAAGCAGATGGATGATATTGCTGACTTCATCGAGTCCACAGCCAGCAGGTTTATCATGTTTAAGGTAACTGCCGCTACCGAAGAAGCAAAAACAATGAGCAACCTGATTTTAAATTGTACCAAGGAACTGATTGACCTGATGGAAGAACTCAAAGTGATGAAGAAAAGCAAAAAGTTAACGGAAAAAATCATTGAAATAAACAGAATAGAAGAGGAAGGAGATGCCCTTTTCCGCCAAGCGGTAACAGGTCTGTTCAGCGGAAACACCCCCGTTATTGATGTGATCAAGTGGAAAGAAATTTACGAGCGCCTGGAACAAACCCTCGATGCCTGCGAAGATGTGGCCAATATTGTTGAAGGGGTTGTAATGAAGCATGCTTAG